In one window of Photobacterium leiognathi DNA:
- a CDS encoding nucleoside-diphosphate sugar epimerase/dehydratase, whose translation MSFIDAFFSIPRVYKRIVSVCIDLLFVQVAFWGAFWTRLGDFDELYKAEYWYLLAFLSVVTIFCFSRIGFYRAILRYLSINALFTLITGALVSTVVFVLTTYFYNIWVPRSVSVIYFGYLFVLTGGARVSVRMLFVQRSMKRKPNVMIYGAGVAGRQLVNLLRQGDELNPIAYIDDNKRLQNTVIQGLNVYHPSKLARVVNKGDVKQILLAIPSASRSQRRAIVESLVNLPVEVLSIPNLDSIVHDNVSLDQLRDVAIEDLLGREPVKPRDDLMSANITDQVVMVTGAGGSIGSELCRQIVKCKPKSLLLFELSEYCLYSIEKELAEYALKRGLDVEIVPLLGSVQRINRLETIMKTFSVDTIYHAAAYKHVPMVEYNVVEGVRNNVFGTYYTAQAAVNAGVSSFVLISTDKAVRPTNVMGTTKRMAELGLQALASEEAKKEVGTRFCMVRFGNVLGSSGSVIPLFKRQIKEGGPITITHPDIIRYFMTIPEAAQLVIQAGAMGKGGDVFVLDMGEPVKIVDLAENLVKLSGLELKTEDNPFGDIELKYTGLRPGEKLFEELLIGDNVGETDHRRIMTANERFLFLDEYQHILDLLDKACHDFKHEDIRQILLDAPTDFKPTDGIGDVVWKRNQQNS comes from the coding sequence ATGTCGTTCATTGATGCATTTTTCTCAATACCACGTGTATATAAAAGAATTGTGAGCGTGTGTATTGATCTTTTGTTTGTACAAGTTGCTTTTTGGGGGGCTTTTTGGACACGATTGGGTGACTTTGATGAACTGTACAAAGCGGAGTATTGGTATCTTTTAGCTTTTCTTTCTGTCGTAACTATTTTTTGTTTTAGCCGAATCGGTTTTTATCGTGCAATTCTTCGATATCTTAGTATTAATGCGTTATTTACATTGATCACTGGCGCTTTGGTTTCAACAGTTGTCTTTGTGTTAACTACTTATTTCTATAATATTTGGGTGCCTAGGTCAGTTTCTGTCATTTACTTTGGCTATCTTTTTGTTTTGACTGGAGGGGCTAGAGTTTCTGTTCGTATGCTTTTTGTCCAGCGTAGTATGAAGCGAAAACCAAATGTGATGATTTATGGCGCAGGTGTAGCTGGACGTCAATTAGTGAATTTATTACGTCAAGGGGATGAATTAAATCCAATCGCTTATATTGATGATAATAAGAGATTACAAAACACAGTTATTCAAGGTTTGAATGTTTATCATCCATCTAAATTAGCACGTGTAGTTAATAAAGGTGATGTTAAGCAAATATTATTAGCTATTCCGAGTGCTAGTCGTTCTCAACGTCGTGCAATTGTAGAATCATTAGTTAATTTACCTGTAGAAGTACTTTCTATACCGAACCTTGATTCTATTGTTCATGACAATGTGTCTCTTGATCAGTTAAGAGATGTGGCTATTGAAGATCTTCTTGGACGTGAACCTGTTAAGCCTCGTGATGATTTAATGTCGGCAAATATAACCGATCAAGTTGTAATGGTTACTGGTGCCGGTGGTTCCATTGGTTCAGAGTTATGCCGTCAGATCGTTAAGTGTAAGCCAAAGTCATTATTATTGTTTGAGCTTTCTGAGTATTGTTTATATAGCATTGAGAAAGAGTTGGCAGAATATGCACTAAAGCGAGGGTTAGATGTTGAGATTGTGCCTTTATTAGGCTCTGTTCAACGTATTAATCGTTTAGAAACAATAATGAAGACCTTTAGCGTTGATACCATTTATCATGCAGCAGCATATAAACATGTTCCAATGGTTGAGTATAATGTTGTTGAGGGTGTTAGAAATAATGTCTTTGGTACTTATTATACAGCTCAAGCGGCGGTTAATGCGGGTGTATCTTCTTTCGTTTTAATCTCAACAGATAAAGCGGTACGTCCTACAAATGTAATGGGTACAACAAAACGTATGGCTGAGCTTGGTCTTCAAGCGTTAGCTTCTGAAGAAGCTAAAAAAGAAGTTGGAACGCGTTTTTGCATGGTACGATTTGGTAATGTTTTAGGCTCATCAGGTTCTGTCATCCCTCTTTTTAAGCGTCAAATTAAAGAAGGCGGACCAATTACCATTACCCATCCTGATATTATTCGTTACTTTATGACTATTCCTGAAGCAGCGCAGTTAGTTATACAAGCTGGCGCGATGGGTAAAGGCGGTGATGTTTTCGTCCTGGATATGGGTGAACCAGTTAAGATTGTCGATTTAGCTGAGAATCTAGTAAAGTTATCTGGATTAGAATTGAAGACTGAAGATAATCCATTTGGTGATATTGAACTTAAATATACGGGTCTTCGTCCTGGTGAGAAATTATTTGAAGAGCTATTGATTGGAGATAATGTAGGCGAAACCGATCATCGCCGAATTATGACAGCTAATGAGCGTTTCTTATTTTTAGATGAGTATCAACATATTCTAGATTTACTGGATAAAGCTTGTCATGATTTTAAACATGAAGATATTCGCCAAATTTTGCTTGATGCGCCAACTGACTTTAAACCAACAGATGGTATTGGTGATGTAGTTTGGAAACGAAATCAGCAAAATAGTTAA
- a CDS encoding sugar transferase — protein sequence MIRIFDFLASFFGLLFLWPIFLIVVIIGLFDTGSPVFIQTRMGKNKQPFKLIKFRTMSVETKSVASHLANNASITKLGAFLRRTKIDELPQLINVLKGDMSLVGPRPNLFNQEELIAERDKLGIYDVLPGITGLAQVQNIDMSTPELLAKTDREMIETLNINVYFKYIIMTVTGSGSGDAVK from the coding sequence ATGATCCGTATATTCGATTTTCTAGCCTCTTTTTTCGGTTTGCTATTTTTATGGCCTATATTCTTAATTGTAGTCATTATTGGTTTATTTGATACTGGATCGCCAGTTTTTATACAAACTCGCATGGGTAAAAATAAACAACCATTTAAACTGATAAAGTTTCGTACTATGTCGGTTGAGACAAAATCAGTTGCAAGTCACTTAGCTAATAATGCCTCTATTACTAAATTAGGAGCTTTTCTCCGTAGAACAAAAATTGATGAATTACCACAGTTAATCAATGTGTTAAAAGGTGATATGAGCTTGGTTGGTCCTCGACCTAATTTATTTAATCAGGAAGAATTAATTGCTGAGCGAGATAAGTTAGGTATTTATGATGTTCTCCCTGGAATAACTGGGTTAGCCCAGGTTCAAAATATCGATATGTCAACACCCGAACTGTTGGCTAAAACAGATCGTGAGATGATTGAAACATTGAATATAAATGTATATTTTAAATATATAATCATGACAGTCACTGGTAGCGGTAGCGGCGATGCTGTTAAGTAA
- a CDS encoding NAD-dependent epimerase/dehydratase family protein, which yields MILLTGSNGFIGSELYKTQSSLFKIVSRHQKGIDCFKVQSIDSETNWNGAFDNIHCIIHLAGLAHSSCHTAEELYEVNTRGTLKLAEDAVNAGVRRFIFVSSIGVNGSVTKSLPFNSNSKPAPHNNYSLSKLKAEQELLELARNTGLEVVIVRPTLVYGVNAPGNFGLLTKLVKKSPVLPFGLVNNKRSFISVKNLCDLLLVCAKHESAPGHVFLASDGEPISTKEFTNAITKGLGKSVYQLPIPLWCMRFGARLVGKKSISEQLLDNLEVDSSNIFDVLGWVPPYSMEQVMSSLSKE from the coding sequence ATGATTCTTTTAACTGGAAGTAATGGTTTTATTGGCTCAGAGTTATATAAAACACAATCATCTTTGTTTAAAATAGTATCAAGACATCAAAAAGGAATAGATTGTTTTAAAGTTCAAAGTATTGATTCAGAAACTAATTGGAATGGTGCATTTGATAATATCCATTGTATAATTCATTTAGCTGGCTTAGCTCACTCCTCATGTCACACAGCTGAAGAACTTTACGAGGTTAATACTCGAGGTACTTTAAAACTTGCTGAAGACGCCGTAAATGCAGGTGTACGACGATTTATATTTGTCAGTTCTATTGGAGTAAATGGAAGTGTGACAAAAAGTTTGCCATTCAACTCTAATTCGAAACCAGCACCTCATAATAACTACTCTCTTTCGAAATTAAAAGCGGAACAAGAACTATTAGAACTAGCTAGAAATACTGGTCTTGAGGTTGTTATTGTTAGACCTACATTAGTATATGGTGTAAATGCACCTGGTAATTTTGGCCTGCTTACTAAATTAGTAAAAAAATCTCCAGTACTCCCTTTCGGCTTAGTCAATAACAAACGCAGTTTTATATCAGTCAAAAACCTTTGTGATCTTTTACTTGTTTGTGCAAAACATGAGTCCGCACCTGGACATGTTTTTTTAGCATCTGATGGAGAGCCTATATCGACGAAAGAGTTTACTAATGCAATAACTAAAGGTTTAGGAAAATCAGTTTATCAGTTACCTATACCGTTATGGTGTATGCGTTTTGGTGCTAGATTAGTTGGTAAAAAGTCTATATCTGAACAGTTATTAGATAATTTAGAAGTTGATTCATCTAATATATTTGATGTTCTGGGTTGGGTTCCACCTTATTCAATGGAACAGGTTATGTCTTCACTATCTAAGGAATAA
- a CDS encoding glycosyltransferase — MLNRICILLAVYNGSDYLKEQIDSILNQENVEVDIYISLDLSSDTSLDIINDYVQVNNNIFLLDYGLSFGSAGQNFFRLLLDVDFSKYKYISFSDQDDIWLSNKLEHAIKILEKTNSDGYSSNVTAFWESGKQKLIKKDYPQKEFDYIFESSGPGCTFLMTESLTNRIKLSLEEQKAHLDKIWLHDWYCYAFARSQGIKWFIDSEPLMLYRQHESNQVGANKGLSQILSRLKIIISGDAFKKVLDQAEFIGIDNEPIKLIKKRNFFNLLKLSFMAFKCRRKPSDKVAFFIILVLMSFKSLL; from the coding sequence ATGTTAAATAGAATATGTATACTACTTGCCGTATATAACGGAAGTGATTATTTAAAAGAACAAATTGATAGTATATTAAATCAGGAAAATGTCGAAGTCGATATTTATATTAGTTTGGATCTATCTTCAGATACATCATTAGATATAATTAATGATTATGTTCAAGTGAATAATAATATATTTCTGCTGGATTATGGGTTGAGTTTTGGAAGTGCCGGGCAGAATTTCTTTAGATTATTACTTGATGTTGATTTTAGCAAATATAAGTATATTTCATTTAGTGATCAAGACGATATTTGGCTATCCAATAAATTAGAACATGCGATTAAAATACTAGAAAAAACAAACTCTGATGGATATTCAAGCAATGTTACAGCGTTTTGGGAATCTGGCAAACAGAAATTAATAAAAAAAGACTATCCTCAAAAAGAGTTTGATTATATTTTTGAATCATCTGGTCCTGGCTGTACATTCTTAATGACAGAGAGTTTAACTAATAGAATTAAACTCTCTCTTGAAGAGCAAAAAGCACATTTAGATAAAATATGGTTACATGATTGGTATTGTTATGCTTTTGCTAGAAGTCAAGGAATTAAGTGGTTTATTGATTCTGAACCTTTAATGCTTTATCGCCAGCACGAATCTAATCAGGTTGGAGCAAATAAAGGGCTTTCACAAATATTGAGTCGGTTAAAAATTATTATCTCTGGTGATGCGTTTAAAAAAGTACTTGATCAAGCTGAATTTATAGGTATTGATAATGAACCTATTAAGCTAATTAAAAAAAGAAATTTCTTTAATCTTTTAAAGTTATCTTTTATGGCTTTTAAGTGTAGAAGAAAACCATCAGATAAGGTTGCTTTTTTTATTATCTTAGTATTAATGAGCTTCAAGTCTCTATTATAA
- a CDS encoding EpsG family protein, which produces MISKNRALINLYNFYTIVLLLIAILFTGFRYGNIDHDYDSYLKWLTDVRENFSVYFFQGKDIGFITLYKVTSLFSNNIEYFFTLVATISIFAKFIFCRLSFNGKYLGVLLLLVFSRLYLVQEFTQVRVAIAMGIASCAVLYWCDDRRKTSIILILVSITFHLSVILIPFLYFIHYNFKSLDNKKILFSIPIIAFFLSPFSLDLMHFIGGERIDSYLNGTYAVKKVSLLSSYYLIRLVLFYFVLLFIYDLASKIERVFIYFLSCSLFLQAFLSWNDVFSLRFVEVLGLFDLAAIILPLKYLSTRLKYAYFLMLIIISFLFFYSSLKIVLPYDNYIFNII; this is translated from the coding sequence ATGATAAGTAAAAATAGAGCACTTATTAACTTATATAACTTTTATACAATAGTATTGCTATTAATTGCCATACTATTTACAGGATTTAGATACGGTAATATTGATCATGATTATGATAGTTATTTAAAATGGCTTACTGATGTAAGAGAAAATTTTAGTGTTTATTTTTTTCAAGGAAAAGATATCGGATTTATTACCTTATATAAGGTGACATCGCTTTTCAGTAATAACATAGAATATTTTTTTACATTAGTGGCAACTATTAGTATTTTTGCCAAGTTCATATTTTGTAGACTATCTTTTAATGGTAAATATTTGGGTGTTTTACTTTTATTAGTATTTTCTAGGCTTTACTTGGTACAAGAATTTACTCAAGTCCGGGTAGCAATTGCAATGGGAATTGCTTCTTGTGCCGTATTATACTGGTGTGATGATAGAAGAAAAACTAGCATTATATTAATCTTAGTTAGTATAACTTTTCACCTTTCAGTTATATTGATTCCTTTTTTATATTTTATTCATTATAACTTTAAATCTTTAGATAATAAAAAAATATTATTTTCTATACCTATCATTGCATTTTTCTTGTCACCTTTCAGTCTAGATTTGATGCACTTTATAGGTGGTGAAAGAATTGATAGTTATCTTAATGGAACATACGCTGTTAAAAAAGTATCTCTTTTATCATCGTATTACTTAATAAGATTGGTATTATTTTATTTTGTTTTATTGTTTATATATGATCTAGCATCAAAGATAGAAAGAGTATTTATATACTTTTTGTCGTGTAGCCTTTTCTTGCAAGCATTTCTATCATGGAATGACGTATTTTCATTGCGTTTTGTTGAGGTGCTTGGTTTATTTGATCTCGCAGCTATCATCTTACCGCTAAAGTACTTATCTACAAGATTAAAATATGCTTATTTCTTGATGTTGATTATTATATCTTTTTTGTTTTTTTATTCTTCATTAAAGATTGTTTTACCATATGATAATTACATTTTTAATATTATCTAA